In Takifugu flavidus isolate HTHZ2018 chromosome 1, ASM371156v2, whole genome shotgun sequence, the DNA window CTCAGTAATAATCACAGATGTTTTCCAAAGACAAGAACTTCTCCATGAAAAGAAGTGTCTGTTGGATGAGCTCCAAACCTCCAGTGGTGACCTCCTCAGCCTGAGGAACTCATCCAGGGTTCTTAGAGTGGCTAAAGTGGGATGACGGTTCCTCTGAACAATATCTAGCTGTGGGTGGAGCTTTGCTGCTGAGGATGAAggttcatcatcctcatcatcactaaGATGCTCGCAGGCTGACCTGCTAATGTTGGTGGATCGAACGCGACCTCGAAGAAGGTTCTTGGAGTAGCCCCTCAAGTTTGAATAACGTCATTCCCAACTGCTGCCAGTTAGAAGAGGGTGTGAATGAAGTGGTCTCTTAGAGTCATTCAGTATCGTTTCCCTTCATATTCCCAGTGTTTCAGGAAAACATTGCACTTGATTTTGTGTGTTATGAAACCATTAGCTCCTCTAATAGCGGCCAGAGGAAGCAGAATGACTGCGGGAAGAACCAAACTCTCCAGCGTTTACTTACTTGCTGTAATGTGAGGCTGAACGAGGCAGCGCCGACTCACTTACTGAAGCACTCAACTCATTCAAAGGTTCAAAGATCAAcaacacagaaacaacacagtTTACACAGGTGGAAAAGAGCACAATCTATTAGCTGATCTCACCCAACAAACTCActctccagcacacacacgcacacacacacacacacacacacacacacacacacacacacacacacacgcagatccAGAGATCCCTGCAGGGATCAGCTGAGGAGGGAATATTTGACATAAACAAGAGGATCACTGTGAATGTTTATTAATTCCACTGATGCAGACGGTGAAGCTAAACCCTGAGACTCACCACAACTGCAGAATAAAGCTGAGTAAACAACATTAGCATATTACTAATACagcttattattatttattctgttatcTTTCTATCTACCTTGCGATCGGGTCGGGAAATCCAGCAGGATTTCACCATAGAACATCCATAAAAGCCTCCCTAATACTGATTAACTCTCTGCTCAAGACTGCGCTTCAGTTTTACAGCTTTAAAATCCAGTCAGAGGAAACATGTTCCGATATATTCCCTGTGTTATTGTGATTTATTCATATGTCAGAGGATTTCTGTTTGTGTATTAACACTTTGCATTTCTCTGATCCTCTACCAGAGAAAATAACAGAAGCTCAGGCCTGAAGTTCTTTTAATATGGAGGATGTGTCCAGAGACGTGGACGTGGTGGGTGCAGCGTGGAAAATAAGCGCCATGAATTTCTTAGCTGAAgataaaagcaaagcaaaatgaGGAAATGGATGATGTTGCTGCTCAGTTCTTCACATTTTGCACATTCAGCCTTCAGATCTTTGTGTTGTGAGTTAAAAATAACCTCGCTCCCAGCTCTGGACAGCGGAACCTCCTGAGACAGCAAATCTGAACAATGCTGCCAACAAGCGGTGACTTTGGTTACTGCAGGTTTACGGATGAACCCCGAAATTAACTGGAATGTTGATGAAAAGCAAATCTCTCAATTACACAATAAAAATTTATAGACATGACAATGTAatacaccctctctctctctctctccctccccctctctctctctctctctctctcgctctctctctctctctctctctctatatatatatatacacacacacagtatatatactgtacatacatatAAAGGTATAGATATATAGTCATGGATATACATCAACATATCTTTTATTAGTCGAACATATAGAGAGACTTCTATAATAATATTTAGTTATTCATAAATGTTGAATCATCTTATGATTTAAAGTGTCCAACATTTGATATAAATTAGTTATTGATACCAATAatggaaatatattttttatactTTAATCATGGCTTAGGCAGTGTTTCaagacattttttatttattgccacTTGACTTTATTTTATTGCTGACTGGTTTTTTAGACAATCCCCCATGTGAACAGCAGATGTACCCCCCGCTGCtaaatctgctgcatcacttttctgcagcatttcaaATCTGGGAATAAAATATACTGAGTTGAGCATAAAAAAGTTTTTATAGTTAGAAATGGCTCCCTTTGATCTTTTGAGTCAGAATGTTTAAATGATGAAATCAGAAAATTAATTCAAAAGAAGCATCAAACAGCAGGTGTAACTTCACTAAATTCAAATGATGTTCTCAAGCTACAAAGCAAAATAAGAGCCCCCACACTGACTTTAACGCTTAATGCTGTCACGGACAGATGGTTGAAAATGTCAGGAGGATAAAGTGAGAATGCAGACACTTCCTCTataacaactgcagaaaggaaaaaatagtagtaattttaaaatgtcacaatGGTGGGAGCACAACCAATCTGCCTGCTGTGCTAGATCAGTTTTTCATTGGAGGAAAAATACACGTCAAAGACAACGGGAGATAAAAAGGGATCAAAATACAGAAGAGGGAATTGGCTGGCAGTGGAGGATCATTAGTGAATTTAAGGCAGGAATTCACAGAGATGCCGAATGTGGCTctcaagagaaataaaaaataatagaaaaaaagaaagtttcagACTCAAGGTGAGGGTGGAAAAAGTTTTGCAGACGTCATCTCTCCAGGCTTAAAGTGTTAAAGTGTGTTTAATTCAAAACAAATTAGTGAATCATTTAACagaattgtttttctgtttgaagtACTTTTATCACTTATCAACAGCCACCCCAGAAACTCAGCTGGGAGACTGACATTGAGCTGAAGAAAGGTTTCCATGGGATAAACCCTCAATCATAATAATAACGTactcaaagaaagaaagaaaaaacaccaaaacacttCGTTTTTACGTCTTTTACTGGCTCAAATCTTATCTGGTGGTTATTTGCACTCCATCCAATAGAGGGCAGTGATGCGCCCAGTGTGTCGTTGCTCTGACGTAATTATACCGAAGAAGAAGCTTCCGGTGCAGCAGCTGGGCATCATCATGCCTAGTGCTGTGATGATGGAGGAAAATTTTGATAAGTTATTAGACCAATGTGAAACTCAAGAGCTGGAGGTAAGCATTGGATGCCAGAATGCATATTTCCTTTCGTGCTGTAGTAAATGTCAATCCCTGCTGTCCCCCTGTGACAGATTTGTTTGTGACAGTTACCTGAAGGTAGGCTAGCACCAGGGCTAAGCAGACAAGTTGTTTCAATTTTTCCGAGAAAACTCTATTTTAGATCATTTTTGCTTGAGGTGTGCTTTGAATCAACTCGTAGATCAACGAATACCATGTAAATACAGTAGGCAATCAAACTGTATCGTCATTCCTACTCTTGTTGCTGTTAGCGCACAGCAGATAGCTGAACTAGCTAACGCAACTCATCATTACATTCATAGTTACTcccgtttatttatttattttctgcatcTGAACGTGTAATATTGATCTCAAACTCGGGAAAGACCTTGTTCGTAAATATACAGATGTTACAAGAATTCGATAACCGCTGTAAACTGTTTCTCTATGTTACGCTTTGTGGTATTGAATGAGGAGACTACAGTGAAAGGTTCTAGATAATAATTAGTCGATAAGATTTGTCACGTTATACGTTAATTTTTCTTTGGATGCATTTCCTTATGTCATTCATGTGAACAGGCTCCAGGGGGCATCGCCACTCCTCAGGTCTACGCTCAGCTGCTGTCTCTCTATTTCCTTCATAATGACATGTGAGTTGACTCCACGCAAACTGCAGCTGGGATCGGAACCCTTCGCAGTTGGTGTTTGGCCTCCTGAAAGTGAGGCACAGCACCGGCTTAATTTAGAGACAAAAGCCTTcaggaaataaagagaaaaatccCCAAGTCATTGTAATGTTGTGGTGTTTTGTCAAACAGGAATAATGCCAGATATCTGTGGAAACGGACCCCACAGGCAATAAAGTCGGTAAGCAAAAGGTTTACACACCCATACACCTCTAAATGATAAATAGCCCTCCATATTTCTTCTAATTGTCATTATATATATCTTTTATCTACATGAAATAGGACTTTTGTCCATGTcagttattcatttttattttcaaacctcctaatgtggttgtttttaatagtttttagAAGCTCGTAGTTCACACCCAGGGGCctgacgggagggggggggggcttgtgtTAATGTCCACAGTTTACAGGAGTCACTGATTCGGGGCCCCTCTGGTTGTATCTAGGAAATCAAATGCTTCAATGTTTATGTGCAGGCAAACCCTGAATTAACGGCTATTTGGGCTGTCGGCCAGCGGATTTGGCAGCGAGACTTTCCAGGAATCTACACAGCGATTGCAGCCTTCCAGTGGTCGGAGAATATTCTTCCAGTCATGGAAGCCCTTCGAGGTAAACATCTAATCGTATCGATTTCTCCATCTATCAGTTTGTCAAACAACCATTACGAGGAAAGATAATGTTTCATTGTGCTTTCCTAGCATGAATTTCCATcaattttattatattattcaCTCATAGGGAAGTGCACGTGCAGGCATGTTATGTTTTATGGAATTTAGGATCGATTTGGTTGTTTTGTTGACATGAAATGATTTCCCTCGTGCTCAGAGGTTTGGCTGTCTGTGTTGTAAGAGCGTAAGAATAGCTTCTCCTGCGTGTTCTCGGTACCTTGTGTTGATGTCCTCGAGCTGCTGATGTGGATGGTGTCATAAGACAGTTGCGCAATAACTGCTGATGACGTCTCGGTTGGGGCGGTGAAGTGGTGAATTTAATGGAATTAAATTTAATCACCTGGATGGAACATGGAACATAAACATGGTGGCAAAAACAATAAATCGGAGCGTCTAAATGACCGAAACAGCGCAGGACTCGTGCACTGTTGACATCAACATGTTTACCATTTAGACCTGGCTGTGCCCCCCAGCAGAGGCTCCTGAGTCATGTCACATGGACCCTGGTGTTCTCAGCACAGTCCACCGTTTCTGACCTTGCCAAGAGGATACAAAGTGCCCACTGGGACATGTGACACatgcaggggtgggggtggtggtgggggggtgcattTCTTTGAAAAGGTCCCAAGGCAGCAAGCAAGCAAGAATGTGTGCTCTGGTTGGTGGAGCGGATCAGATGACACCAGCTGTGAGGGGCTGCTATAAAGGAGAGAGCGGCTAAAGCTGAGCCAGATTAGTCGTCCGCACATGAGGCAGGACATAGCGAGGACAACACCACAGGAGGGGGACAGTTTTC includes these proteins:
- the cops8 gene encoding COP9 signalosome complex subunit 8, translated to MRPVCRCSDVIIPKKKLPVQQLGIIMPSAVMMEENFDKLLDQCETQELEAPGGIATPQVYAQLLSLYFLHNDMNNARYLWKRTPQAIKSANPELTAIWAVGQRIWQRDFPGIYTAIAAFQWSENILPVMEALRESTRQRAYSLVAQAYTSISAEDFAAFVGYSVEEAVKGVVSQGWQADPATRMVMPKKPDPPPVSLVPNEQQLARLTDYVAFLEN